In a single window of the Sediminicoccus sp. KRV36 genome:
- a CDS encoding primosomal protein N', translated as MATPSRKAGAQKSEAREVAPERAGRRLRVLLPLPLEGAYDYRLPPELVAGPGSFVEVPLGGRTSLGVVWDDAPDQEHVAEGRLRAVIAIKPAPPMGAPLRRLVDWVAAYTLSPPGAVLRMAMSAPAALEEPAAATGWQRVAGAEGRITPDRARALEALGGLTLPGVEIARLAGVSMGVVRGLASAGLIAPRLMPRAAAFPRPLPDFAPPDLRPEQSSAAAALREAVESRGFGVTLLEGVTGSGKTEVYLDAIAETLRQGRQALVLLPEIALSTQWLARFERRFGAPPALWHSELSPRTRRVTWRAVAEGTAPVLVGARSALFLPFPDLSLIVVDEEHETAFKQEEGVIYHARDMAVVRARLEGATCVLVSATPSLESVTNAEAGRYRRLGLPVRHGGAAMPLIEAIDLRQHPPERGRFLAPPLVTAMTETLARGEQAMLFLNRRGYAPLTLCRACGHRMQCPNCTAWLVEHRAQRRLLCHHCGHTAPTPPACPECGVEHSLVPIGPGVERIQEEVAELFPEARRLVMASDTIPGPAAAAEAARQIEAREVDLIIGTQIVAKGWHFPHLTLVGVVDADLGLGGGDLRAGERTMQLLHQVAGRAGREDKPGRVLLQSFSPEHPVMQALIRDDFPGFLKAEAAQREPGHWPPYGRLAALIISSEDARAAERGAREMGLAAPVGPGLQVLGPAPAPLALLRGRYRHRLLLKAARGVRVQAVLADWLARATLPREVRVQVDVDPVGFL; from the coding sequence ATGGCGACACCTTCCCGAAAGGCCGGGGCCCAAAAGTCCGAGGCCCGAGAGGTCGCGCCGGAACGTGCGGGGCGCCGTCTTCGCGTTCTGCTGCCGCTCCCGCTGGAGGGTGCCTATGACTACCGCCTGCCGCCGGAGCTGGTGGCCGGGCCGGGCAGCTTCGTGGAAGTGCCACTGGGCGGACGGACCTCGCTCGGCGTGGTGTGGGATGATGCGCCGGACCAGGAACATGTGGCCGAGGGCCGCCTGCGCGCCGTGATCGCCATCAAGCCCGCACCCCCGATGGGCGCGCCCCTGCGCCGGCTGGTGGATTGGGTTGCGGCCTATACGCTCTCTCCCCCTGGCGCGGTGCTGCGCATGGCGATGAGCGCGCCCGCCGCGCTGGAGGAGCCGGCCGCCGCCACGGGCTGGCAGCGCGTGGCAGGGGCCGAGGGGCGCATCACGCCGGATCGCGCCAGGGCGCTGGAGGCGTTGGGTGGCCTCACCTTGCCCGGGGTGGAAATCGCCCGGCTGGCGGGGGTTTCGATGGGCGTGGTGCGGGGCCTCGCCTCGGCCGGGCTGATCGCGCCCCGCCTGATGCCGCGCGCAGCCGCCTTTCCGCGCCCCCTGCCGGATTTCGCCCCGCCCGATCTGCGGCCGGAGCAATCCAGCGCCGCCGCGGCCCTGCGCGAAGCGGTCGAGTCGCGGGGCTTCGGCGTGACCTTGCTGGAAGGCGTCACCGGCTCGGGCAAGACGGAGGTCTATCTCGACGCGATCGCCGAGACGTTGCGGCAGGGCCGCCAGGCGCTGGTGCTGCTGCCGGAAATCGCGCTTTCCACCCAATGGCTTGCGCGCTTCGAGCGCCGCTTCGGCGCCCCGCCGGCGCTCTGGCATTCCGAGCTTTCGCCCCGCACCCGCCGCGTGACCTGGCGCGCCGTGGCCGAAGGCACCGCCCCCGTGCTGGTCGGCGCGCGTTCGGCCCTGTTCCTGCCCTTCCCCGATCTCAGCCTGATCGTGGTGGATGAGGAGCATGAGACCGCCTTCAAGCAGGAGGAGGGCGTGATCTACCACGCGCGGGACATGGCCGTGGTGCGCGCCCGGCTGGAAGGTGCGACCTGCGTGCTGGTGAGTGCCACGCCCAGCCTGGAGAGCGTCACCAATGCCGAGGCCGGGCGCTACCGCCGCCTGGGGCTGCCGGTCCGGCATGGCGGGGCGGCCATGCCGCTGATCGAGGCGATCGACCTGCGCCAGCACCCTCCGGAGCGTGGTCGGTTCCTCGCCCCCCCGCTGGTCACGGCCATGACGGAAACCCTGGCCCGGGGGGAGCAGGCCATGCTGTTCCTCAACCGCCGCGGCTATGCGCCCCTCACGCTGTGCCGGGCCTGCGGGCACCGGATGCAATGCCCGAACTGCACCGCCTGGCTGGTCGAGCATCGCGCCCAGCGCCGGCTGCTCTGCCACCATTGCGGCCATACGGCGCCTACACCCCCCGCCTGCCCCGAATGTGGCGTGGAGCATTCGCTGGTGCCCATCGGCCCCGGCGTGGAACGCATCCAGGAGGAGGTGGCCGAGCTGTTCCCCGAGGCCCGGCGCCTGGTGATGGCGAGCGACACCATCCCCGGCCCCGCCGCCGCGGCCGAGGCGGCCCGCCAGATCGAGGCGCGGGAGGTGGATCTGATCATCGGCACGCAGATCGTCGCCAAGGGCTGGCATTTCCCGCATCTCACGCTGGTTGGCGTGGTGGATGCCGATCTTGGCCTGGGCGGCGGCGACCTGCGGGCGGGCGAGCGGACCATGCAGCTGCTGCACCAGGTGGCCGGCCGGGCAGGGCGCGAGGACAAGCCTGGCCGCGTGCTGCTGCAAAGCTTCTCGCCCGAGCATCCGGTGATGCAGGCGCTGATCCGGGATGATTTCCCGGGCTTTCTCAAGGCCGAGGCGGCGCAGCGCGAACCCGGCCATTGGCCACCCTATGGCCGGCTCGCGGCGCTGATCATCAGCTCGGAGGATGCCCGCGCGGCCGAGCGGGGGGCGCGGGAAATGGGGCTGGCGGCGCCGGTCGGGCCGGGCCTGCAGGTGCTGGGGCCGGCACCGGCGCCGCTGGCCCTGCTGCGCGGGCGCTATCGCCACCGCCTGCTGCTCAAGGCGGCGCGTGGCGTGCGGGTGCAGGCGGTGCTGGCGGATTGGCTGGCCCGGGCGACCCTGCCGCGCGAGGTCAGGGTGCAGGTGGATGTGGACCCGGTGGGGTTTTTGTGA
- the fsa gene encoding fructose-6-phosphate aldolase — MKFFVDTADVAEIRSLIGTGFMDGVTTNPSLIAKSGRKMSEVIAEICALTEGPVSAEVTATDHETMLKEGRYLRGIAKNVAVKVPLTEAGLRTCKVLSDEGTPVNVTLCFSANQALLAAKAGAAFISPFVGRLDDIGQDGMGLIADVVQIYKNYSFRTEVLVASIRHPIHVLQSAKLGAHVGTMPPAVIRSLLKHPLTDRGLEAFLADWAKTGQSIL, encoded by the coding sequence ATGAAATTCTTTGTGGATACTGCCGATGTCGCCGAAATCCGTTCCCTTATCGGCACGGGCTTCATGGATGGCGTCACCACCAATCCCAGCCTGATCGCCAAGTCCGGCCGCAAGATGAGCGAGGTCATCGCCGAGATCTGCGCGCTGACCGAGGGTCCCGTCTCGGCCGAGGTGACGGCCACGGATCACGAGACGATGCTGAAGGAGGGCCGCTATCTGCGTGGCATCGCCAAGAATGTGGCGGTGAAGGTGCCGCTGACGGAAGCCGGGCTGCGCACCTGCAAGGTGCTCTCCGATGAGGGCACGCCGGTCAATGTCACGCTTTGCTTCTCGGCCAACCAGGCCTTGCTGGCGGCCAAGGCGGGGGCGGCCTTCATCTCTCCCTTCGTCGGCCGGCTGGATGATATCGGCCAGGATGGCATGGGGCTGATCGCCGATGTGGTGCAGATCTACAAGAACTACAGCTTCAGGACGGAGGTGCTGGTCGCCTCGATCCGCCATCCCATCCATGTGCTGCAATCGGCCAAGCTGGGGGCCCATGTCGGCACCATGCCGCCGGCGGTGATCCGCAGCCTGCTGAAGCACCCGCTGACCGATCGTGGCCTGGAGGCCTTCCTGGCCGATTGGGCGAAGACTGGGCAAAGCATCCTGTGA
- a CDS encoding tyrosine recombinase XerC produces the protein MTGEAARTEFLTWLATERRASPHTLEAYGRDIADLLGFLTRHLGAEPDLAALGAMRPADLRGFLATRAKAGAGNATRARQLAAIRSFLRFLARRHGIAPLAIAGMRGPKRVQPVPRALNRADARAAGTEIGDVHHPERPEFQAARDVALFTLLYGCGLRISEALGLSIADAPLPGSDAALRILGKGGKQRMVPVLPVVRQAIAAWMVHRAGAEPDAPLFLGARGKRLDPAVAQRTLRDYRRLAGLPEHATPHALRHSFATHLLAGGADLRAIQELLGHASLSTTQRYIAVDAEGLLATWRMAHPRAD, from the coding sequence ATGACGGGCGAGGCCGCCCGCACCGAATTCCTCACCTGGCTCGCCACGGAGCGGCGCGCCAGCCCGCATACGCTGGAAGCCTATGGGCGCGATATCGCTGACCTGCTGGGCTTCCTGACGCGGCATCTGGGTGCCGAGCCCGACCTCGCCGCACTCGGCGCCATGCGCCCGGCGGATTTGCGCGGCTTCCTCGCCACCCGCGCCAAGGCGGGTGCGGGCAATGCCACGCGCGCCCGGCAATTGGCCGCCATCCGCAGCTTTCTGCGCTTCCTCGCCCGGCGGCATGGCATCGCGCCCCTGGCCATCGCCGGCATGCGCGGACCCAAGCGCGTGCAGCCCGTGCCACGCGCGCTGAACCGCGCCGATGCGCGGGCCGCAGGGACGGAGATCGGCGATGTGCACCACCCGGAGCGGCCGGAATTCCAGGCGGCCCGCGATGTGGCGCTGTTCACCCTGCTTTATGGCTGCGGGCTGCGCATCAGTGAGGCGCTGGGGCTTTCCATCGCAGACGCGCCCTTGCCGGGCAGTGATGCGGCCCTTCGCATCCTCGGCAAGGGCGGCAAGCAGCGGATGGTGCCGGTGCTGCCGGTGGTGCGCCAGGCCATTGCCGCCTGGATGGTGCATCGCGCCGGCGCCGAGCCTGATGCGCCGCTCTTTTTGGGGGCGCGCGGCAAGCGGCTGGACCCGGCGGTGGCGCAGCGGACCCTGCGGGATTACCGCCGCCTCGCCGGGCTGCCGGAACACGCCACCCCCCACGCCCTGCGGCATTCCTTCGCCACGCATCTGCTCGCCGGCGGCGCCGATCTGCGCGCCATCCAGGAGTTGCTGGGCCATGCCAGCCTGTCCACCACGCAGCGCTATATCGCCGTGGATGCGGAGGGCCTGCTCGCCACCTGGCGCATGGCGCATCCGCGCGCCGATTGA
- a CDS encoding Zn-dependent hydrolase has translation MSTNQKINGPRLWDTLMAMAEIGATPKGGVKRLTLTEVDKAGRQRFTQWCDELGLTMRVDAMGNMFARREGRDAKRLPVLFGSHLDSQPTGGKFDGALGVIAGLEVMRSLNDLNITTEAPVELVNWTDEEGSRFGHSLMGSGVWAGIFGLEEAYGFTDTEGVDVGTALDSIGYKGPHPAAPFPADAYFELHIEQGPILEREGKQIGIVTGAQGQVWYDAVIIGQDAHAGTTPPSARRDALVAAARVIALVDDLMRARGEEGRGTIGQLQVLPNSRNVVPGEVRFSIEFRHPLDAEVQALMASFPAAAAALVAQNGCRLELTKLFDIPAQPFDPACVDLVRQAAARLGYPAREIISGAGHDAVYVARRVPTAMIFTPCKDGLSHNEAESILPEEAEAGCQVLFEAVVARANR, from the coding sequence ATGAGCACAAATCAGAAGATCAATGGCCCACGCCTGTGGGACACCCTCATGGCCATGGCCGAAATCGGCGCGACACCCAAGGGCGGCGTGAAGCGCCTGACCCTCACCGAGGTGGACAAGGCCGGCCGCCAGCGCTTCACCCAATGGTGCGACGAGTTGGGCCTGACCATGCGCGTGGACGCCATGGGCAACATGTTCGCTCGCCGCGAAGGGCGGGACGCGAAGCGCCTGCCGGTGCTGTTCGGCAGCCACCTGGACAGCCAGCCCACGGGCGGCAAATTCGACGGTGCCCTGGGCGTGATCGCCGGCCTCGAAGTCATGCGCTCGCTGAACGACCTCAACATCACCACCGAAGCGCCGGTCGAATTGGTGAACTGGACGGATGAGGAAGGCAGCCGCTTCGGCCACTCGCTGATGGGCAGCGGCGTCTGGGCCGGGATTTTCGGGCTGGAGGAGGCCTATGGCTTCACCGACACCGAGGGCGTGGATGTCGGCACCGCGCTGGATTCCATCGGCTACAAGGGCCCGCACCCCGCCGCGCCTTTTCCGGCCGATGCCTATTTCGAGTTGCATATCGAGCAAGGCCCGATCCTGGAGCGCGAGGGCAAGCAGATCGGCATCGTCACCGGTGCCCAGGGCCAGGTCTGGTACGACGCGGTGATCATCGGCCAGGACGCCCATGCCGGCACCACGCCCCCCTCCGCGCGGCGCGATGCGCTGGTGGCGGCGGCGCGCGTGATCGCCCTGGTGGATGATCTGATGCGCGCGCGCGGTGAGGAGGGGCGCGGCACCATCGGCCAGCTTCAGGTGCTGCCGAACAGCCGCAATGTGGTGCCGGGCGAGGTGCGCTTCAGCATCGAATTCCGCCACCCGCTGGATGCTGAGGTCCAGGCGCTGATGGCGAGCTTCCCGGCCGCCGCCGCGGCGCTGGTGGCGCAAAATGGTTGCCGCCTGGAGCTGACGAAGCTGTTCGACATCCCGGCCCAGCCCTTTGATCCGGCCTGCGTGGATCTGGTGCGCCAGGCCGCCGCGCGGCTCGGCTATCCGGCGCGTGAGATCATTTCCGGCGCCGGGCATGACGCCGTCTATGTGGCACGGCGCGTGCCGACGGCGATGATCTTCACCCCCTGCAAGGATGGCCTCAGCCACAACGAGGCGGAGAGCATCCTGCCGGAGGAAGCCGAAGCCGGCTGCCAGGTGCTGTTCGAGGCGGTGGTGGCGCGGGCCAATCGCTAG
- a CDS encoding substrate-binding domain-containing protein — MFRRTLPLLLATPALAQPRPPLFVLGTGATETPIERIAHALTARTGRAIRTETGNGGQVAARLRAGEAVDVVLNAAPALDALIRDGFALADSRREMGRMRLALAIRRGLPVPQMRDEAELAAILRAASSIGLSDGAAGATSGRHVAALLDRLGSTAPRIPFARGLAAVQAVARGEVGLVITQASEILAEPGAVLVAPLPESAQLITPYVAAVAARAADPEGARAFIGFAGGEGAAMFRAVGFQVL; from the coding sequence ATGTTTCGCCGCACCCTCCCCCTCCTCCTCGCCACACCCGCCTTGGCGCAACCCCGGCCGCCGCTCTTCGTGCTGGGCACCGGCGCCACCGAGACGCCGATCGAGCGGATTGCCCATGCGCTGACGGCGCGCACCGGCCGCGCCATCCGCACCGAGACCGGCAATGGCGGCCAGGTGGCGGCGCGGCTGCGCGCGGGGGAAGCGGTGGATGTGGTGCTGAACGCCGCCCCCGCGCTGGATGCGCTGATCCGCGATGGGTTCGCGCTGGCGGATTCGCGGCGGGAGATGGGGCGGATGCGCCTCGCTCTCGCCATCCGGCGAGGGCTGCCGGTGCCGCAGATGCGCGATGAGGCGGAGCTTGCGGCCATCCTGCGTGCGGCATCCAGCATCGGGCTCAGCGACGGCGCGGCGGGGGCGACCAGCGGGCGGCATGTGGCCGCATTGCTGGACCGGCTGGGCAGCACCGCCCCGCGCATTCCCTTCGCGCGTGGCCTCGCCGCCGTGCAGGCGGTGGCGCGCGGCGAGGTGGGGCTGGTCATCACCCAGGCCAGCGAAATCCTGGCCGAGCCCGGGGCCGTGCTGGTGGCCCCCCTGCCGGAGAGCGCGCAACTGATCACCCCCTATGTCGCGGCGGTGGCGGCCCGCGCGGCGGACCCTGAAGGCGCGCGGGCCTTCATCGGCTTCGCCGGCGGCGAAGGGGCGGCCATGTTCAGGGCGGTGGGTTTCCAGGTATTGTGA
- a CDS encoding aldolase has protein sequence MAHALDTAPALLRNSELDRAEVRQARVDLAACFRMAAKLGLQEGICNHFSFVVPGRDDLMLVNPYGHAFAEVTASNLVICDFEGRVVAGSGVPEATAFYIHARLHLKHPRAKAAFHTHMPNATALSMLEGPPLVWAGQTALKFYGRTLVDEDYNGLALDEREGDRIAAALGDADIVFMKNHGVMVVGPSIAEAWDDLYYLERAAEVQRLAMATGRVLKPVPEAVARATYEQMREGDRESARLHLESIKRQLMKEQPDFAD, from the coding sequence ATGGCCCATGCTCTCGACACCGCCCCCGCCCTGCTCCGCAATTCCGAACTCGACCGCGCCGAGGTGCGCCAGGCGCGGGTGGACCTCGCCGCCTGCTTCCGCATGGCGGCGAAGCTCGGCCTGCAGGAGGGGATCTGCAATCACTTCTCCTTCGTGGTGCCCGGCCGCGATGACCTGATGCTGGTGAACCCCTATGGCCATGCCTTTGCCGAAGTGACCGCCTCCAACCTCGTCATCTGCGATTTCGAGGGGCGGGTGGTGGCTGGCAGCGGCGTGCCGGAAGCGACGGCCTTCTACATCCATGCGCGCCTGCATCTGAAGCATCCGCGCGCCAAGGCCGCCTTCCACACCCATATGCCCAACGCCACCGCCCTCTCGATGCTGGAGGGGCCACCGCTGGTCTGGGCAGGGCAGACGGCGCTGAAATTCTACGGCCGCACCCTGGTGGATGAGGATTACAACGGCCTCGCCCTGGATGAGCGCGAGGGCGACCGCATCGCCGCGGCCCTGGGCGATGCGGATATCGTCTTCATGAAAAATCACGGCGTGATGGTCGTCGGCCCCAGCATCGCCGAAGCCTGGGATGACCTTTACTACCTGGAGCGCGCGGCCGAGGTGCAGCGCCTGGCGATGGCGACGGGGCGCGTGCTGAAGCCCGTGCCGGAAGCCGTGGCCCGCGCCACCTATGAGCAGATGCGCGAGGGCGACCGGGAGAGTGCGCGGCTGCATCTGGAGAGCATCAAGCGGCAGCTCATGAAGGAGCAGCCTGACTTTGCGGATTGA
- a CDS encoding DEAD/DEAH box helicase: MPFPDLAGPLATTLAERGYAEPTAVQAAVLNPETTGRDLLVSAQTGSGKTVAYGLAISGDVLAGAERLGHSATPLALIVAPTRELALQVQVELTWLYAKAGGRIVACVGGMDPITERRQLAHGAHIVVGTPGRLRDHLERGNLKPQTIRAVVLDEADEMLDLGFREDLEAILETMPAERRTLLFSATVPRGIAQLAKGFQKDALRIAAANEGTQHSDIEYRALSVAPGEMERSVVNTLRFFDPRTALVFCTTRAAVARLHGNLVERGFSAVALSGELSQAERTRAMQGLRDGRARVCVATDVAARGIDVPDLALVIHADLPNDPETLLHRSGRTGRGGKKGISALIVPHNKRRLAERLLMAAKLKAAWSGAPTAAEIHAKDGERILATGIEMLDAEADETDMSLGRRLLEGRSPEAVAAALVKQLRAPLPAPEELAAAEARPAPQPRTMPAPTEVGEGVWFRMNVGRSHDADPRWILPFLCHRGHVTREEIGRIRILDRETRFEVAPYAASRFAHAAAKPGRDDAHIKVEAAEAPGAHESAPRRSGPYVPPAGGAPKRPYAGNKRAAPRRP, encoded by the coding sequence ATGCCCTTCCCCGACCTTGCTGGCCCCTTGGCCACCACCCTTGCCGAACGCGGCTATGCCGAGCCGACCGCCGTCCAGGCCGCCGTCCTCAACCCGGAGACGACCGGACGCGACTTGCTCGTCTCGGCGCAGACCGGATCGGGCAAGACGGTCGCCTATGGGCTCGCCATCTCGGGTGATGTGCTGGCCGGGGCGGAGCGCCTGGGTCACTCCGCCACCCCCCTGGCGCTGATCGTCGCACCCACGCGGGAATTGGCGCTGCAGGTTCAGGTCGAACTCACCTGGCTCTATGCCAAGGCCGGCGGGCGCATCGTTGCCTGCGTCGGCGGCATGGACCCGATAACCGAGCGCCGGCAACTGGCCCATGGCGCCCACATCGTTGTCGGCACGCCCGGGCGCCTGCGGGATCATCTGGAGCGCGGCAACCTCAAGCCGCAGACCATCCGCGCCGTGGTCCTGGATGAGGCGGATGAGATGCTCGACCTCGGCTTCCGCGAGGATCTGGAAGCCATCCTGGAGACCATGCCGGCCGAGCGCCGCACGCTGCTCTTCTCGGCCACCGTGCCGCGCGGCATCGCGCAGCTGGCCAAGGGTTTCCAGAAGGATGCGCTGCGCATCGCCGCCGCCAATGAGGGCACGCAGCACAGCGACATCGAATACCGCGCACTCTCCGTGGCGCCAGGCGAGATGGAGCGCTCTGTCGTCAACACGCTGCGCTTCTTCGACCCGCGCACCGCGCTGGTCTTCTGCACCACGCGTGCCGCCGTGGCGCGGCTGCATGGCAATCTGGTGGAGCGCGGCTTCTCGGCCGTGGCCCTCTCCGGCGAACTCTCCCAGGCCGAGCGCACGCGGGCCATGCAGGGGCTGCGCGATGGCCGCGCGCGGGTCTGCGTGGCGACCGATGTGGCGGCGCGCGGCATTGACGTGCCCGACCTCGCGCTGGTGATCCACGCCGACCTGCCCAATGACCCCGAGACGCTGCTGCACCGCTCGGGCCGCACCGGCCGCGGGGGCAAGAAGGGCATCTCCGCGCTGATTGTCCCGCACAACAAGCGCCGCCTGGCCGAGCGCCTGCTGATGGCGGCCAAGCTCAAGGCCGCCTGGTCCGGCGCGCCCACCGCCGCCGAGATCCACGCCAAGGATGGCGAGCGGATTCTGGCCACCGGGATCGAGATGCTCGATGCCGAGGCCGATGAGACCGACATGTCGCTGGGCCGCCGCCTGCTGGAAGGCCGCTCGCCCGAAGCCGTCGCCGCCGCCTTGGTGAAGCAGCTGCGCGCCCCCCTGCCGGCGCCCGAGGAACTCGCCGCAGCCGAAGCGCGGCCCGCGCCGCAGCCACGCACCATGCCCGCACCGACCGAGGTGGGCGAAGGCGTCTGGTTCCGCATGAATGTGGGCCGCAGCCATGACGCCGATCCGCGCTGGATCCTGCCCTTCCTCTGCCATCGCGGCCATGTGACGCGTGAGGAGATCGGCCGCATCCGCATCCTGGACCGCGAGACGCGCTTCGAAGTGGCGCCCTATGCCGCCAGCCGCTTTGCCCATGCGGCCGCCAAGCCCGGGCGTGACGACGCCCATATCAAGGTGGAGGCCGCCGAGGCGCCTGGCGCGCATGAGAGCGCGCCGCGGCGCAGCGGCCCCTATGTCCCGCCGGCGGGTGGCGCGCCCAAGCGCCCCTATGCCGGCAACAAGCGTGCCGCGCCCCGCCGGCCGTGA
- a CDS encoding MmgE/PrpD family protein, translating into MNPLLILADHAAGWRSAPLAPEVEHAARRALIDWFAALLPGCHLPPATLMARALAAEHGAGRAVSYVDGARTGLRHAALINGTASHTVEFDDIWRWGVYHPGCPTVAAALAAAQARGADMAALLRALVAGYEVSCRIAQAVQPTHYNFWHTTGTVGTFGAAAAVAVLLDCDASQTAHAIATAATMAGGLQQAFRGDGMSKPLHPGHAAEAGALAAMAAREGMTGALDVLHGPAGFAAATSEDTGKWEKAIAAIGKPLTITQMTVKNHGCCGHIFAALDATRDLQREHGFAASDVESLHVGGYAATKNVCDRPEITTEQEARFSAQFTIASIMLYGGVRLDAFAPERLVDPAIRAIMPRITVSLDAECEAAFPGARSAKVSIRLRDGRAFHRHQPTRKGDPDAPLSDLELEEKFLELVGPVLGPAEAAGFLAQLWNSAALPGELRLR; encoded by the coding sequence TTGAACCCGCTGCTGATCCTGGCCGATCACGCGGCTGGCTGGCGTTCAGCGCCCCTGGCGCCCGAGGTGGAGCATGCGGCGCGCCGGGCGCTGATTGACTGGTTCGCGGCATTGCTGCCCGGCTGCCATTTGCCGCCCGCCACGCTCATGGCGCGCGCACTGGCGGCCGAGCACGGGGCGGGCCGTGCCGTCTCCTATGTGGATGGTGCGCGCACCGGCCTCAGGCACGCGGCGCTGATCAACGGGACGGCGAGCCATACGGTCGAGTTCGATGATATCTGGCGCTGGGGCGTCTATCACCCCGGCTGCCCGACAGTAGCGGCGGCCCTTGCCGCCGCGCAGGCGCGCGGGGCCGATATGGCGGCGCTGCTGCGCGCGCTGGTCGCGGGTTATGAGGTCTCCTGCCGCATCGCCCAGGCGGTGCAGCCGACGCATTACAACTTCTGGCACACCACCGGCACGGTCGGCACCTTCGGCGCGGCCGCCGCCGTGGCGGTGCTGCTGGATTGCGACGCGAGCCAGACGGCACACGCCATCGCCACCGCCGCGACCATGGCGGGTGGCTTGCAGCAGGCGTTTCGTGGCGATGGGATGAGCAAGCCGCTGCACCCCGGCCACGCGGCAGAGGCTGGTGCCCTGGCCGCTATGGCCGCGCGCGAGGGCATGACCGGAGCACTGGATGTGCTGCACGGCCCGGCCGGTTTTGCCGCGGCCACCAGCGAGGATACCGGCAAATGGGAAAAGGCCATCGCCGCGATCGGGAAGCCGCTCACCATCACGCAGATGACGGTGAAGAATCACGGCTGCTGCGGCCATATCTTTGCAGCGCTCGACGCCACGCGGGATTTGCAGCGGGAGCACGGCTTCGCCGCCAGTGACGTGGAATCCCTGCATGTCGGCGGCTATGCCGCGACGAAGAATGTCTGCGACCGGCCCGAGATCACGACGGAGCAGGAAGCGCGATTCTCCGCTCAGTTCACCATTGCCAGCATCATGCTGTATGGCGGCGTCCGCCTCGATGCCTTCGCGCCGGAGCGTCTGGTGGACCCTGCGATCCGCGCCATCATGCCGCGCATCACCGTCAGCCTGGATGCGGAATGCGAAGCGGCCTTTCCCGGCGCGCGCAGCGCCAAGGTGAGCATCCGCCTGCGCGATGGCCGGGCATTCCATCGCCACCAGCCCACCCGCAAGGGTGACCCGGATGCGCCGCTCTCTGACCTCGAGCTGGAGGAGAAATTCCTGGAGCTGGTCGGGCCGGTGCTGGGCCCTGCGGAGGCCGCTGGCTTCCTCGCGCAGTTGTGGAACAGCGCCGCACTGCCGGGTGAACTGCGCTTGCGGTAG
- a CDS encoding hydroxyacid dehydrogenase, whose amino-acid sequence MPHIVLLRSLHPDAEAALKAEPGFTVETVHDTSRENLVKAMERAEAIIVRATPINADFLSFSPKLAIVARHGVGYDQVDVPELTKRGIPLTVTADANALSVAEHAMMMMLTIARQVQTYDANTRAFKWSSVEAPTTFDLSGMTLLVVGFGRIGGRVARLATAFGMDVLVHDPYVAMNTVKGAGFRYAKTLAEGLSQADWVTMHCPSNAENRGMVNAEFLAAMKPGARLVNTARGTLVQEAALAAALRTGHLSAAGLDVFWDEPMAKDNPLLAAPNVVMTPHTAAATVQGMRRMGLSCADSIIRHFKGEVDVDMVINNEVLRSNR is encoded by the coding sequence ATGCCACACATCGTCCTGCTGCGTTCCCTCCACCCTGATGCCGAAGCCGCACTCAAGGCCGAGCCAGGCTTCACCGTGGAGACAGTGCACGACACCAGCCGCGAAAACCTGGTCAAGGCGATGGAGCGCGCCGAGGCGATCATCGTCCGCGCCACGCCGATCAACGCGGATTTCCTCAGCTTCTCGCCGAAGCTCGCCATCGTGGCGCGGCATGGCGTGGGCTATGATCAGGTGGATGTGCCGGAGCTGACCAAGCGCGGCATTCCCCTCACCGTCACCGCCGATGCGAATGCGCTGAGTGTGGCCGAGCACGCGATGATGATGATGCTCACCATCGCGCGTCAGGTGCAGACCTATGACGCCAATACCCGCGCCTTCAAGTGGAGCAGCGTGGAAGCGCCCACCACCTTCGATCTCTCGGGGATGACGCTGCTGGTGGTGGGCTTTGGTCGCATCGGCGGGCGCGTCGCGCGGCTGGCCACGGCCTTCGGGATGGATGTGCTGGTGCATGATCCGTACGTTGCCATGAACACGGTGAAGGGTGCGGGCTTCCGCTACGCCAAGACGCTGGCGGAGGGCCTCTCCCAGGCCGATTGGGTGACGATGCATTGCCCCTCCAACGCCGAGAATCGCGGCATGGTGAATGCGGAATTCCTGGCCGCCATGAAGCCCGGCGCGCGCCTGGTGAACACCGCGCGCGGCACGCTGGTGCAGGAGGCGGCGCTGGCCGCGGCTCTCCGCACGGGGCATCTCTCCGCCGCCGGGCTGGATGTGTTCTGGGATGAGCCCATGGCGAAGGACAACCCGCTGTTGGCCGCACCCAATGTGGTGATGACGCCGCATACGGCGGCTGCCACCGTGCAGGGCATGCGCCGCATGGGCCTGTCCTGTGCTGATTCCATCATCCGCCATTTCAAGGGCGAGGTTGATGTGGACATGGTGATCAACAACGAAGTGCTGCGGAGCAACCGTTGA